Proteins from a genomic interval of Luteolibacter sp. Y139:
- the ruvC gene encoding crossover junction endodeoxyribonuclease RuvC codes for MRVLAIDPAVRNTGYAVVEGDGHKAHALAFDVISIPDRLPQSAALAAVRTHLRNVIEKYQPDEVAVEGIIYVQSHRTAISMGAARAAALIAAADAGLSVYEYAPMKVKMAVTGKGKADKQQVAFMVRALLGLSETPPHDAADALAIGLAHLQASDPLKAKMLERRQV; via the coding sequence ATGCGCGTCCTCGCCATCGACCCCGCAGTGCGAAACACCGGCTACGCCGTCGTTGAAGGCGACGGGCACAAGGCCCACGCCCTGGCCTTCGACGTGATCTCGATTCCCGATCGCCTCCCCCAGTCTGCCGCACTCGCAGCAGTCCGCACCCACCTGCGGAACGTCATCGAAAAGTACCAGCCCGACGAAGTCGCGGTGGAAGGCATCATCTACGTGCAGTCCCACCGCACCGCCATCTCCATGGGTGCCGCCCGCGCCGCCGCACTCATCGCAGCCGCTGATGCGGGCCTGAGCGTATACGAATACGCGCCGATGAAGGTGAAGATGGCCGTCACCGGTAAAGGGAAGGCCGACAAGCAGCAAGTCGCCTTCATGGTCCGCGCTCTGTTAGGCCTTTCTGAAACCCCTCCCCACGACGCCGCCGACGCCCTCGCAATCGGCCTCGCCCATCTCCAGGCATCCGACCCCCTGAAGGCCAAAATGCTCGAACGACGTCAGGTATGA